A single genomic interval of Cellvibrio sp. PSBB023 harbors:
- the ftsX gene encoding permease-like cell division protein FtsX — protein sequence MKSNRPQKPERRNRMGASQMSRAERQQRSPRVEQPVRAQGAVQSQMSWRDKFDAWSAHHSNSAIESLLRMLETPLQSAMTWLVIAIAIALPAALFIVFSNLQHIGQAWQDSSQVSVFLKKDVNATQAQDLRGRLAQRPDVLQASYISPEQALAEFKQGSGLGELASHLDENPLPGVILITPKMVDNTPAALAELQQLLVANPLVADVRLDMLWVKRLHQFIALAERFVTALAGLLALGVLLVIGNTIRMAIENRRDEILVVKLVGGTDAYVRRPFLYTGLWFGVGGGIVASLLLAVGFWWLAAPVAQLADLYQSSFRLQGLGFIESLQLILLAGVTGLIGAWIAVARHLYQIQPR from the coding sequence GTGAAATCAAATCGTCCCCAAAAACCGGAGCGCCGCAATCGTATGGGCGCCAGCCAAATGTCGCGCGCGGAACGCCAGCAGCGCAGCCCGAGGGTAGAACAGCCCGTGCGTGCACAAGGGGCTGTACAAAGCCAAATGTCCTGGCGCGACAAGTTCGATGCCTGGAGTGCGCACCACAGCAACTCCGCCATTGAAAGCCTGTTGCGTATGTTGGAAACGCCATTGCAAAGTGCGATGACCTGGCTGGTGATCGCCATTGCCATCGCGCTGCCTGCTGCGCTGTTTATTGTCTTCAGCAATTTGCAGCACATTGGCCAGGCCTGGCAGGACTCCAGTCAGGTATCCGTTTTCTTAAAGAAGGATGTCAACGCAACCCAGGCGCAGGATTTACGCGGTCGCTTGGCGCAGCGCCCGGATGTGTTGCAAGCCAGCTATATCTCGCCAGAGCAAGCGCTCGCGGAGTTCAAACAAGGGTCAGGTTTGGGGGAGCTCGCCAGTCATCTGGATGAAAACCCGCTGCCCGGGGTTATCCTGATCACGCCAAAAATGGTCGATAACACACCCGCCGCTCTGGCGGAGTTACAGCAGCTATTGGTTGCCAACCCGCTGGTTGCCGATGTCCGTTTGGACATGCTATGGGTGAAGCGTTTGCATCAATTTATTGCGCTGGCGGAACGTTTTGTCACTGCCCTCGCAGGATTGCTGGCACTGGGGGTGCTACTGGTGATTGGCAATACCATTCGCATGGCGATTGAAAACCGGCGCGATGAAATTCTGGTAGTAAAACTGGTTGGTGGCACAGATGCCTATGTCCGTCGCCCATTCCTGTACACCGGCCTGTGGTTTGGCGTGGGCGGCGGCATAGTGGCCTCGCTCTTGCTGGCCGTGGGGTTTTGGTGGTTAGCGGCGCCAGTCGCGCAGTTGGCTGATCTGTATCAAAGCAGCTTTCGTTTACAAGGCTTAGGTTTTATAGAGAGTTTGCAGTTGATCCTGCTGGCAGGTGTAACGGGTTTGATTGGGGCCTGGATTGCGGTGGCGCGCCACCTTTACCAGATCCAGCCGCGCTAA
- the rpoH gene encoding RNA polymerase sigma factor RpoH produces the protein MSASTSLQPIGILAPGANLNAYVQAVSAFSILTVEEEQELARDLHQNGNLDAARKLVMAHLRFVVHIARSYNGYGLPLGDLVQEGNVGLMKAVKRFDPDKGVRLVSFAVHWIKAEIHEFILRNWRIVKIATTKAQRKLFFNLRGAKKRLAWLSNDEAHAVAADLGVDVKQVREMEGRLASYDAGFDAGEDDDDESYVAPAHYLEDNRYDPAARLEESNWEESNVNSLEKAMDQLDDRSRMILQRRWLNDDKATLHDLAAEYGVSAERIRQLEKNAMNKVKTMMLEA, from the coding sequence ATGAGCGCAAGTACAAGTCTGCAACCTATCGGCATCCTCGCCCCTGGTGCAAACCTGAACGCCTATGTTCAAGCGGTCAGTGCTTTTTCCATCCTCACCGTTGAGGAGGAGCAAGAGCTGGCGCGCGATTTACACCAGAATGGTAACCTCGATGCCGCCCGTAAACTGGTAATGGCCCATCTGCGTTTTGTTGTGCACATTGCCCGTTCCTACAATGGCTATGGTTTGCCATTGGGCGATTTGGTGCAAGAAGGCAACGTCGGCCTGATGAAAGCGGTCAAGCGTTTCGACCCGGACAAGGGCGTGCGTTTGGTGTCTTTTGCTGTGCACTGGATCAAAGCTGAAATCCACGAATTTATCCTGCGCAACTGGCGCATCGTTAAAATCGCCACTACCAAAGCCCAGCGCAAATTATTCTTTAATCTGCGCGGTGCGAAAAAGCGCTTGGCTTGGTTGAGTAATGACGAAGCCCATGCGGTTGCAGCAGATCTGGGTGTTGATGTTAAGCAAGTTCGCGAAATGGAAGGCCGTTTGGCTTCTTATGATGCGGGCTTTGATGCAGGTGAAGACGATGATGACGAGTCTTACGTAGCACCGGCTCACTATTTGGAAGATAACCGCTACGATCCAGCGGCGCGCCTGGAGGAATCCAACTGGGAGGAATCCAACGTCAATAGCTTGGAAAAGGCTATGGATCAATTGGATGATCGCAGCCGGATGATTCTGCAGCGTCGCTGGTTGAACGACGACAAAGCAACCTTGCATGATCTGGCGGCCGAATATGGCGTTTCTGCTGAGCGTATTCGCCAGTTGGAAAAGAATGCCATGAACAAGGTCAAAACCATGATGTTGGAAGCTTGA
- a CDS encoding DUF423 domain-containing protein has protein sequence MVRFFLIIAAIEGFVAVLIGAFAAHGLKQILSPAALETVKTGVQYQFYHTFALLLVGFWLLHKPATPGLKASGLAFILGSLLFSGSLYALALGAPRWLGPITPLGGLCFLVGWMLLLVAAWRTKPEA, from the coding sequence ATGGTACGGTTTTTTCTTATTATCGCCGCTATTGAGGGTTTTGTTGCAGTTCTTATCGGTGCATTCGCCGCCCATGGATTGAAGCAAATACTCTCGCCCGCTGCCCTGGAAACCGTTAAAACCGGGGTGCAATACCAGTTTTATCACACCTTTGCCCTGCTGTTGGTGGGCTTTTGGCTGTTACATAAACCTGCAACGCCAGGGTTAAAAGCCAGCGGCCTAGCCTTTATACTGGGCAGCTTGTTATTTAGTGGCAGCCTCTACGCATTGGCGTTGGGGGCGCCGCGTTGGCTTGGGCCAATAACGCCTTTGGGCGGATTATGTTTTTTGGTTGGCTGGATGTTGCTGTTGGTGGCAGCGTGGCGCACAAAACCGGAGGCCTGA
- the trmB gene encoding tRNA (guanosine(46)-N7)-methyltransferase TrmB encodes MSDFPELTPDLDGGEQGFLIKPEFKPKAIRSFVIRAGRITVGQKNAFDTWWPSLGLSLFKGRIDPEAVFGRKAPLVLEIGFGMGDSLLEMARNEPDKNFIGIEVHPPGVGRLINVAGQEGLTNLRVYMADAMDVLEDCIPDNSIDRLQLYFPDPWHKKKHHKRRILQSAFVQKLRPKIVDGGVFHMATDWQAYAEHMLDVMSTAPGFTTEYKETGYAPRPDYRPITKFEKRGERLGHGVWDLLFNKTA; translated from the coding sequence ATGTCTGATTTTCCTGAATTAACGCCCGATCTGGATGGTGGCGAGCAAGGGTTTCTGATCAAGCCCGAATTTAAACCCAAAGCAATTCGCAGTTTCGTGATCCGCGCCGGGCGCATTACCGTGGGTCAAAAAAATGCTTTTGATACCTGGTGGCCGAGTCTTGGCCTGAGCCTGTTTAAGGGGCGCATCGATCCGGAAGCCGTCTTTGGGCGCAAGGCGCCGTTAGTGCTGGAGATTGGTTTTGGCATGGGTGACTCCCTGCTGGAGATGGCACGCAACGAGCCCGACAAGAATTTTATTGGCATTGAAGTGCACCCGCCGGGTGTGGGGCGCTTGATCAATGTGGCCGGGCAGGAGGGCTTAACCAACCTGCGGGTATACATGGCAGATGCGATGGATGTGCTGGAAGATTGTATCCCTGACAACAGCATAGATCGCCTGCAACTGTACTTCCCCGACCCCTGGCATAAGAAGAAGCATCACAAGCGCCGTATTTTGCAGTCAGCCTTTGTTCAGAAACTGCGCCCTAAAATCGTCGACGGCGGCGTATTCCACATGGCTACTGACTGGCAAGCCTATGCAGAGCATATGTTGGATGTGATGAGTACAGCGCCGGGATTTACAACGGAATACAAGGAAACCGGCTATGCACCAAGGCCGGATTATCGGCCAATAACCAAGTTTGAAAAACGCGGTGAACGGTTGGGACATGGTGTTTGGGATCTTTTGTTCAATAAAACAGCATAA
- a CDS encoding OmpA family protein, protein MKHTQVLALSAVIAALSAGASAENHKFEVRAEGGRVFFDEALEDANTWGLGFGYVLNKNWTLEAVASKWDSETQVGGVDVDGTQYRLDALYNIDTQSLWRPYVAFGIGDQEREFNAATPSSERDTLLNLGAGVKRSLGGNWEFRTDVRAFNSLDNEYTDLALNAGISYLFGGSPAPVKAAPAPAPAPVVEKDSDGDGVYDSKDQCPDTVRGLKVDEVGCPVVLEKTLVINLDILFDTAKSDIKDAYLPQVKKLADAMTQYANTVVHIEGHTDSQGSDAYNQKLSQSRADAVKAALVTKFGIAADRITAQGHGESKPIADNATAEGRAQNRRVVGSVSVKYKEEVKK, encoded by the coding sequence ATGAAACACACACAAGTATTAGCTTTATCTGCAGTAATCGCGGCCCTGTCAGCAGGCGCCAGCGCTGAGAACCATAAATTTGAAGTACGTGCTGAAGGTGGCCGTGTTTTCTTTGATGAAGCATTGGAAGATGCCAACACCTGGGGTCTGGGTTTTGGTTATGTGCTGAACAAAAACTGGACATTGGAAGCCGTTGCCAGCAAATGGGACAGCGAAACCCAAGTGGGCGGTGTTGATGTAGATGGCACCCAATACCGTTTGGATGCGCTGTACAACATCGACACTCAAAGCCTGTGGCGTCCTTATGTTGCCTTTGGTATTGGTGATCAAGAGCGTGAATTTAACGCAGCAACACCTTCATCAGAGCGCGATACCCTGTTGAACCTGGGTGCTGGTGTTAAGCGTTCTTTGGGCGGCAACTGGGAATTCCGTACTGATGTACGTGCATTCAACAGCCTGGACAACGAGTACACTGATCTGGCGTTGAACGCTGGTATCAGCTACCTGTTTGGCGGTTCTCCTGCGCCTGTGAAAGCAGCTCCGGCTCCAGCACCAGCCCCTGTTGTGGAAAAAGACAGCGATGGCGATGGCGTATATGACTCTAAAGACCAGTGCCCTGACACAGTTCGCGGCCTGAAAGTAGATGAAGTGGGCTGCCCGGTTGTTCTGGAGAAAACACTGGTAATCAACCTGGACATTCTGTTTGATACTGCCAAGTCAGATATCAAGGATGCCTACTTGCCACAAGTGAAGAAACTGGCCGATGCCATGACGCAATACGCGAACACTGTTGTGCATATTGAAGGTCATACCGACAGCCAGGGTTCTGATGCTTACAACCAAAAACTGTCACAAAGCCGTGCTGATGCAGTAAAAGCAGCATTGGTGACCAAGTTTGGTATAGCCGCTGATCGCATTACTGCCCAAGGTCACGGTGAGTCCAAGCCAATCGCCGATAACGCTACTGCGGAAGGTCGTGCACAAAACCGTCGCGTGGTAGGTTCAGTAAGCGTGAAGTACAAAGAAGAAGTGAAGAAGTAA
- a CDS encoding SDR family oxidoreductase has product MNKQSPTEKLLIVGCGDIGQRLARQINPLGYQVTGLRRQPVTDLPYLRYRQCDVTNAEQLHPLLAEGFDVIVISMTPAERSDEGYEKAYVNSCRQLISGLQQQIYKPRLIMFVSSTAVYAQQDGSWVDETSPTNPDGFSGKRLLEAEDIILNSDYPGSILRCSGIYGPGRHRLIEQVINQRASASPHYTNRIHAEDCAAALVHLIERAKQRPLDAIYVATDSNPAPMIEVVSWIAEQLGIHQFVAADAINERGNKRISNQRLLDTGLQLRYPDFKTGYADLLANYLPPK; this is encoded by the coding sequence ATGAATAAACAATCCCCAACAGAAAAACTATTGATCGTCGGTTGTGGCGACATAGGCCAACGCCTTGCACGGCAGATCAACCCACTGGGTTATCAGGTCACCGGGCTGCGTCGCCAGCCTGTTACCGACCTGCCCTATTTGCGCTATCGCCAATGCGATGTCACCAACGCCGAACAACTGCATCCCCTACTAGCCGAAGGGTTTGACGTCATTGTTATCAGTATGACGCCTGCCGAGCGCAGCGATGAAGGCTATGAGAAGGCCTATGTAAATAGTTGCAGGCAGTTGATTAGCGGACTGCAACAACAGATTTATAAGCCACGTTTGATAATGTTTGTCTCCAGCACCGCCGTCTATGCGCAACAAGATGGCAGTTGGGTGGACGAAACCTCCCCCACCAACCCCGACGGTTTTAGCGGGAAGCGCTTGCTGGAAGCAGAAGACATCATCCTGAACAGCGATTACCCCGGCAGTATTCTGCGCTGTAGCGGTATTTACGGCCCCGGCCGGCATCGCCTGATTGAACAGGTAATCAACCAGCGCGCCTCCGCCAGCCCTCACTACACCAATCGCATTCACGCCGAAGATTGCGCCGCCGCACTCGTCCACCTGATCGAGCGGGCCAAACAACGCCCTCTCGATGCCATTTATGTGGCAACAGACTCCAACCCCGCGCCGATGATTGAAGTCGTAAGCTGGATTGCAGAGCAGTTGGGCATCCATCAATTTGTGGCCGCCGATGCCATCAATGAGCGCGGCAACAAGCGCATTAGCAACCAACGCCTGCTCGACACCGGCCTGCAACTGCGTTATCCGGACTTTAAAACCGGCTATGCCGATTTACTGGCCAACTATCTCCCCCCCAAATAA